ACGTGCTGCAGCAAAACGCCGACTTCACGTTGATCGAAGGCGCCGGTGGCTGGCGTGTGCCGCTGTCGGGCCAGGCCAACCTGTCTGACCTGGCCATTGCCCTGCAACTGCCAGTGATCCTGGTGGTTGGGGTGCGCCTGGGCTGTATCAGCCATGCCTTGCTCAGCGCCGAAGCGATTGCCCGCGATGGGCTGCAACTGGCGGGCTGGGTGGCGAATATCATCGAACCGCGCACATCGCGCCTTGAAGAAAACCTGGCCAGCCTCGCCGAGCGCTTGCCGGCGCCATGCCTGGGGCGGGTACCGAAGTTGAAGCTGGCGAGTGCCAATATGGTGGCTGAGCATTTGCAGCTGGATTTGCTGGATTAACGGCCGCTGCCTATCGACTGGCACTGGGCCATTAACGATTTAAACGGGCCTTTTCTGCCATCAACTGCTTTAATGAGGCCTGTTCGTCATCCAGCGTCAATGGAGTCCTGACATGGAAATCACCGGCAGCTCCGCCTATTACGCGGGCCTCAGCGCAATCCAAAGCGGCCAGAACCGCGTCGATCAAGCCGCCAGCCAGATCGCCAACCATACCGCCGAACGCACCGCCACCAGCCAGTCGAGCGACTTCCAGGCTGAGCGTCTGCGCGCTGTTGATCGCAGCCAGCAGATGGACTTGGCCACCAGTACCGTGCAACTGGCACTGGGCAAACATGAAGTGGAGCTTGGCGCGAAAGTCGTCAAGGCATCCGACGAAATGCTC
The Pseudomonas kermanshahensis genome window above contains:
- the bioD gene encoding dethiobiotin synthase; its protein translation is MSQAYFIAGTDTDVGKTTIAAGLLHAARLQGMSTLGAKPVASGCTVTAKGLRNSDAQALIDESTIKLPYEQVNPFAFEPAIAPHVAAREAGVTLGVPELLAAMRNVLQQNADFTLIEGAGGWRVPLSGQANLSDLAIALQLPVILVVGVRLGCISHALLSAEAIARDGLQLAGWVANIIEPRTSRLEENLASLAERLPAPCLGRVPKLKLASANMVAEHLQLDLLD
- a CDS encoding pyrroloquinoline quinone biosynthesis protein PqqE codes for the protein MEITGSSAYYAGLSAIQSGQNRVDQAASQIANHTAERTATSQSSDFQAERLRAVDRSQQMDLATSTVQLALGKHEVELGAKVVKASDEMLGRIIDTYA